The following is a genomic window from Acidobacteriota bacterium.
GCCGAACTCCTCCGGACCAAGCAGGCGGACGACATACGTACTCAGGCCGAACGTGATCAGCGTGGCGATGACATCGGAACTCAGAAGGTAGCCGAAGTTCGCGAGAAAGCTGCGCGTGCCGCCGGTGAGCGGACCGCCGAGGAGCCTGGCGGCAAGAGCGTCGACGAGGCTGGCGACTCTCGCCCGTGCGCGTGTGACGGCTGAAGACAAGCGTTGAATCCTACTGTTCAGCGTTGCCGCGCACAAGGATGACCAGGCTGGCAGATCCTTATAATAGGTGGGTTTGGCCGATCGTCTGCATGTCTGTTTCGTGATCCGTTCTCTCGAGACGGGTGGGGCCGAGCGGGAAACGGTCGAGCTGATCCGCCGCCTGGCAGGCGGCGGAGACAGGGTGACGGTTCTCGTCTTCTATGGCGGTGGACAGCTCGAGCAGGATCTCGCAGGGCTCCGGGGCGTCACCGTGCGGTCATTGGAAAAGCGCGGCCGCTGGGACATGCCGCGCTTCCTGTACCGTCTGTGGTCGGTCGTGCGGCAGGTTCGCCCCGACGTCCTCGTGGGCGTACTGGGCGTCGCAACCGAGTCGGTGCTCCTGGTGGGACGGGTGCTCGGCGTGCCCGTCGTGTGGCGTCTCGGTGCGGCCTTCATGGACTTCTCGCTGTACGACTGGGCGCCGCGCGCGATATTCCGGATTGGTGCGTGGCTGTCTCGCTTTCCCGATGCGATCCTGATCAATTCGGAGGCTGGTCGTGCGCATCACGTGGCGCATGGCTGGTCTCCGGCACGGATGGAGGTGATTCCCCAGGGCTTCGATGTGGGGAAGTTCCAGCCAGACCGCTCCGCCGGGATGGCCGTTCGCGCAGAGTGGCGCGTCAGGGACGAGGATTTGCTCATCGGTCTTCTG
Proteins encoded in this region:
- a CDS encoding glycosyltransferase, translated to MIRSLETGGAERETVELIRRLAGGGDRVTVLVFYGGGQLEQDLAGLRGVTVRSLEKRGRWDMPRFLYRLWSVVRQVRPDVLVGVLGVATESVLLVGRVLGVPVVWRLGAAFMDFSLYDWAPRAIFRIGAWLSRFPDAILINSEAGRAHHVAHGWSPARMEVIPQGFDVGKFQPDRSAGMAVRAEWRVRDEDLLIGLLARLDPIKDHETFLRAAAIAWRKEPALRFACIGGGVDGEYRDRMERLSIELGLQHVLAWVGERRDVMGCCNALDIVTLTSLGEGLSNAIGEAMSCGVPAVVTDVGDMARLVGTTGRVVRSRDADSLAAAWLELAAQPSLRRILGDAARARVMEHYSVDAAARAFRKTFTTLAERRR